GTTGGACAGAAAAGTGCTGGAACAAGAGATCAAGATTTCTTGGAGCATATGTTCGTAGCGACAAACCACCAATATATGATGTTCTTTACACAGAAAGGAAAATGTTTCTGGATGCGTGTTTATGAAATTCCTGAAGGAAGTAAAACAGCAAAAGGTAGAGCAATCCAAAACTTAGTAAACATTGAAAGTGATGATAAGGTAAAAGCTTTCATTTGTACGCAAGATTTAAAAGATAAAGATTATATCAATACGCATAATCTTGTAATGGTGACAAAACAAGGTCAGGTAAAGAAAACTTCTTTGGAGAAATATTCTAAACCAAGAGCGAATGGAGTTGCGGCTATTACAATTAAAGAAGGTGATGAATTAATCGGAGCACAGTTAACGAACGGAGAAAGCCAAATTATTATGGCTGTTAAGTCTGGTAAATTGGTTCGTTTTGAGGAGACTAAAACACGTCCGATGGGAAGAACTGCTTCTGGAGTTCGTGGAATTACTTTAAAAGACGAAACCGACGAAGTAATCGGAATGGTTACAGTTGATAAAAATGATATTACTGAATCTCAAATCTTAGTGGTAACTGAAAATGGATATGGAAAACGTACCAAATTAGTTGACGAAGATGGAGAAGATGTTTATAGAATTACAAACCGTGGAGGTAAGGGTGTTAAGACTCTTAATATTACGGAGAAAACAGGTAAATTAATTTCTATCAATGCAGTTACAGATGCAGATGATTTAATGATTATCAATAAATCTGGATTGACTATCAGAATGGCAATTGAAGATTTACGTGTTATGGGACGTGCGACTCAAGGTGTTAGATTAATTAACCTTAAAGGAAAAGATTCTATCGCTGCCGTAACTAAAGTAATGAAGGATGATGTTGAAGAAGTAGTTGTGGATGAAGATGGAAATGTAATTGAGTCTGCAATTGAAAGAGTGAAGCCAGATTTAGAAGTTCTAGAAGATGATGGAACTGTTGAAGATGACGACGATTCTGATGATGAAGTAATTGATGACGAAGATGACGCAGATTCTGAAGAAGAAGAGTCAGAAGAATAATCAAATTATATAAAAAATTAAATACAAATAAATCACTATGAAAAGTAAATATGTAATACTAGCATCAGCATTACTGATCTCTGTAGCTACGTTTGCTCAAAAAGATCAAATTAAAAACGCTGAAAAGGCATTAAAAGGCGGTGACGCTCAAGGAGCAATTACAATCCTGAAAGATGCTGAAAATTTAGTAGTAAATGCTAAAGATACAGAACAGGCACAATTTTATTTTGTTCAAGGAAATGCTTATTTAGATCTAGCAAACAAAAAAGTTGAAGAAAGTAAAAACTTAATTGCAGCAGCTGAAAGCTATAAAAAATTAATTGAAGTTGAAAAAGCTTCAGGAAAACAAAAATTTTCTACTCAGGCAGCTACTTCCATTACTAATATTAAAGGTCAGTTGATTAACTCTGCAATTGCAGATACTCAAGCGAATAAACATGTAGACGGAGCAAAAAAATTGTATGACGCTTATGCTTTAGATAAAAAAGATACAATTAATTTATATTATGCTGCTTCAACTGCTGTGAATGCACAAGATTTTGATTTGGCTTTACCAATGTATGAAGAGTTGAAAAAATTGAACTATTCAGGAAAAGGAACTTTATATTTGGCTGTTAACAAAGCGAACAGTAATGAAGATAACTTTGCCAATGCAAAAGATAGAGATCTAGCTATAAAATTAGGAACACATGAAAAACCTAAAACAGAAGCAATTCCTTCGAAAAGAGGAGAAATCTACAAAAATTTAGCATTAATCTTAGTTCAAAAAGGACGTACTGAAGAAGCTAAAAAAGCAATCGCAGATGCTAGAAAAGCAAATCCTGAAGATACTTCTTTGATCTTAACTGAAGCTAACTTATACTTAGAGACTAAAGATTTTGACATGTACAAAAAATTGGTTGGAGAAGCTTTAGAGAAAGATCCAAACAATGCTGATTTAGTATTCAATTTAGGAGTAATTAGTGCAGGTGCAAAAAACAGTGCAGATGCAGAGAAATATTACTTAAAAGCGATTGAAATCAATCCTAACTACACAAATGCGTATTTGAACCTTGCTGCTTTAAAATTAGAAGCTGAGAAACCAATCATTGATGAAATGAATAAGTTAGGTACTTCTGCTAAAGATATGAAGCGTTATGATGTATTGAAAGCGCAGAGAGAAAATGTTTTTAAAGGTGTAATTCCTTATCTTAAAAAAGCGAATGAATTAGATCCTAAAAACGAAGATGTTTCTAAAACATTATTAGGAGTTTACAGTGCTCTTGAAATGACTGCTGAAGCTAAAGCATTAAAAGCTAAAATGTAATAAGTTATTCTTAAGCATAAAAAAAACCATTCGATTTTGAATGGTTTTTTTA
This portion of the Flavobacterium panacagri genome encodes:
- a CDS encoding tetratricopeptide repeat protein → MKSKYVILASALLISVATFAQKDQIKNAEKALKGGDAQGAITILKDAENLVVNAKDTEQAQFYFVQGNAYLDLANKKVEESKNLIAAAESYKKLIEVEKASGKQKFSTQAATSITNIKGQLINSAIADTQANKHVDGAKKLYDAYALDKKDTINLYYAASTAVNAQDFDLALPMYEELKKLNYSGKGTLYLAVNKANSNEDNFANAKDRDLAIKLGTHEKPKTEAIPSKRGEIYKNLALILVQKGRTEEAKKAIADARKANPEDTSLILTEANLYLETKDFDMYKKLVGEALEKDPNNADLVFNLGVISAGAKNSADAEKYYLKAIEINPNYTNAYLNLAALKLEAEKPIIDEMNKLGTSAKDMKRYDVLKAQRENVFKGVIPYLKKANELDPKNEDVSKTLLGVYSALEMTAEAKALKAKM